One genomic window of Actinoalloteichus hoggarensis includes the following:
- the lipA gene encoding lipoyl synthase: MTVVPEGRKLLRLEVRNSQTPIEKKPSWIKTRARMGPEYRELKSLVRSGGLHTVCEEAGCPNIYECWEDREATFLIGGGQCTRRCDFCQIDTGRPDPFDRTEPLKVAESVKTMGLRYSTVTGVARDDLDDGGAWLYAETVREIHRVSPGTGVELLIPDFNADPDQLAEVFGSRPEVLAHNLETVPSVFRRIRPGFRYERSLEVITAARKAGLVTKSNLILGMGEEPAEVVATMRDLHEAGCEILTITQYLRPSPRHHPVERWVKPEEFVSHQQAAEEIGFAGVMAGPLVRSSYRAGRLFARTKAHRGEALPDNLLHLADEKPAAQEAAALLAR; encoded by the coding sequence GTGACGGTCGTACCGGAGGGACGGAAGCTGCTGCGTCTGGAAGTTCGCAACAGCCAGACGCCCATAGAGAAGAAGCCATCCTGGATCAAGACCCGCGCGCGCATGGGCCCCGAGTACCGCGAGCTCAAGAGCCTGGTGCGCAGTGGAGGCCTGCACACGGTCTGTGAAGAGGCGGGCTGTCCCAACATCTACGAGTGCTGGGAGGACCGCGAGGCCACGTTCCTCATCGGCGGCGGCCAGTGCACCCGTCGCTGCGACTTCTGTCAGATCGACACCGGCAGGCCCGATCCGTTCGATCGCACCGAGCCGCTGAAGGTGGCCGAGTCGGTCAAGACCATGGGCCTGCGGTACTCCACGGTCACCGGCGTGGCCCGCGACGACCTGGACGACGGCGGCGCGTGGCTGTACGCCGAGACCGTCCGGGAGATCCACCGTGTCAGCCCCGGAACCGGCGTCGAGCTGCTGATCCCGGACTTCAACGCCGACCCCGACCAGCTCGCCGAGGTCTTCGGCAGCAGGCCGGAGGTGCTGGCGCACAACCTGGAGACCGTGCCGAGCGTCTTCCGGCGCATCCGCCCCGGCTTCCGCTACGAGCGGTCGCTGGAGGTCATCACCGCGGCACGGAAGGCGGGCCTGGTCACCAAGTCGAACCTGATCCTCGGAATGGGCGAGGAGCCCGCCGAGGTCGTGGCCACCATGCGCGATCTCCACGAGGCCGGCTGCGAGATCCTGACCATCACCCAGTACCTGCGGCCGAGTCCCCGACACCACCCGGTGGAACGCTGGGTGAAGCCGGAGGAGTTCGTCTCCCATCAGCAGGCGGCGGAGGAGATCGGCTTCGCGGGCGTCATGGCGGGTCCGCTGGTCCGCTCGTCGTACCGCGCCGGCAGGCTGTTCGCCAGGACGAAGGCGCACCGGGGCGAGGCGCTTCCCGACAATCTGCTGCACCTGGCCGACGAGAAGCCCGCGGCCCAGGAGGCCGCCGCCCTGCTGGCCCGTTGA
- a CDS encoding oxidoreductase, with the protein MGLFSRFRRSQRPGTTRTATKDDTSHLEQWAAARRGVEAFVEPKTTVTETTIVFVAHDGEWTRRRIAGPEAAKQLAKKLAMPVYDVGLVGYPQRMRDFQARQRSARKQEQRRRLED; encoded by the coding sequence GTGGGCCTTTTCAGTAGGTTTCGCAGGAGTCAACGTCCTGGAACGACCCGCACCGCAACCAAGGACGACACGAGTCATCTGGAGCAGTGGGCGGCCGCTCGACGCGGGGTGGAGGCCTTCGTGGAACCGAAGACCACGGTCACGGAGACCACGATCGTCTTCGTCGCTCACGACGGCGAGTGGACCCGACGTCGGATCGCCGGGCCGGAGGCGGCGAAACAACTGGCCAAGAAGCTGGCCATGCCCGTGTACGACGTCGGACTCGTCGGCTACCCGCAGCGGATGCGCGACTTCCAGGCTCGGCAGCGGTCGGCACGGAAACAGGAGCAGCGTCGCCGCCTGGAGGACTGA
- the sucB gene encoding 2-oxoglutarate dehydrogenase, E2 component, dihydrolipoamide succinyltransferase has translation MAFSVQMPALGESVTEGTVTRWLKQEGDRVEVDEPLLEVSTDKVDTEIPSPAAGILQRIVAPEDETVDVGAELAVIDDGSGGAAPAAAPEPAAQEPAPSAPEPQEPAAPQAPAEQAAPAAPQSGGEGTSVPMPALGESVTEGTVTRWLKQVGDSIAVDEPLLEVSTDKVDTEIPSPVAGTLLEISVQEDETVEVGAQLAVVGAAGAAGAAAPAAKAAEPEQAAPAPAPAPEPAPEPAAPPKPAEQPPAAPQDEARQTAPAPTPPASTSSAAPATENGTPYVTPLVRKLATEHGIDLATLTGTGVGGRIRKQDVLAAVEAAKTPAPAAQAPQQAQAAPTAPAGQPSAEAVALRGKTEKMSRLRQVIAQRMVESLQVSAQLTTVVEVDVTKIARLRDRAKKAFQEREGVKLSFLPFFAKATVEALKQHPKLNASVNEQSKEITYHGAEHLVVAVDTERGLLVPVIHNAGDLNLGGLARKITDLAERTRANKITPDELTGGTFSLTNTGSRGALFDTPIVFQPQVGILGVGSVVKRPVVVSDEAGGDTIAIRSMVYLALSYDHRLVDGADAARFLATMKQRLEEGAFEADLGL, from the coding sequence ATGGCCTTCTCCGTCCAGATGCCCGCACTCGGCGAGAGCGTCACCGAGGGCACCGTCACCCGGTGGCTCAAGCAGGAAGGCGACCGCGTCGAGGTCGACGAGCCGCTGCTGGAGGTGTCCACCGACAAGGTCGACACCGAGATCCCGTCCCCGGCGGCAGGCATCCTGCAGCGCATCGTCGCCCCGGAGGACGAGACCGTCGACGTCGGCGCCGAGCTGGCCGTCATCGACGACGGCTCCGGCGGCGCCGCACCGGCCGCCGCCCCGGAGCCCGCCGCGCAGGAGCCCGCGCCCTCGGCTCCGGAGCCGCAGGAGCCCGCCGCGCCGCAGGCCCCGGCCGAGCAGGCCGCGCCCGCCGCGCCGCAGAGCGGCGGCGAGGGCACGTCCGTGCCGATGCCCGCACTCGGCGAGAGCGTCACCGAGGGCACCGTGACGCGCTGGTTGAAGCAGGTCGGCGACTCCATCGCCGTCGACGAGCCGCTGCTGGAGGTGTCCACCGACAAGGTCGACACCGAGATCCCGTCGCCCGTCGCAGGCACGCTGCTGGAGATCTCCGTCCAGGAGGACGAGACCGTCGAGGTCGGCGCGCAGCTGGCCGTCGTCGGCGCGGCAGGCGCGGCAGGCGCGGCGGCACCGGCGGCCAAGGCCGCCGAGCCCGAGCAGGCCGCACCGGCACCGGCACCGGCGCCCGAGCCCGCACCGGAGCCCGCGGCACCGCCGAAGCCCGCGGAGCAGCCCCCGGCCGCCCCGCAGGACGAGGCCAGGCAGACGGCACCGGCGCCCACGCCTCCCGCGTCCACTTCGTCCGCCGCTCCGGCGACCGAGAACGGCACCCCGTACGTGACGCCGCTGGTGCGCAAGCTCGCCACCGAGCACGGCATCGACCTGGCGACGCTGACCGGCACCGGCGTCGGCGGACGCATCCGCAAGCAGGACGTCCTCGCCGCCGTGGAGGCGGCCAAGACGCCTGCGCCCGCCGCTCAGGCGCCGCAGCAGGCGCAGGCGGCACCGACGGCACCGGCGGGGCAGCCCAGTGCCGAGGCCGTCGCGCTGCGCGGCAAGACCGAGAAGATGAGCAGGCTCCGCCAGGTCATCGCACAGCGGATGGTCGAGTCGCTGCAGGTGTCGGCGCAGCTCACCACGGTCGTCGAGGTCGACGTCACCAAGATCGCCCGCCTGCGCGACCGGGCCAAGAAGGCGTTCCAGGAGCGAGAGGGCGTCAAGCTCTCCTTCCTGCCGTTCTTCGCCAAGGCCACCGTCGAGGCGCTCAAGCAGCACCCGAAGCTCAACGCCTCGGTGAACGAGCAGTCCAAGGAGATCACCTACCACGGCGCGGAGCACCTGGTCGTGGCGGTGGACACCGAGCGGGGACTCCTCGTGCCGGTCATCCACAACGCGGGTGATCTGAACCTCGGCGGGCTGGCCCGCAAGATCACCGACCTCGCGGAGCGCACCAGGGCGAACAAGATCACCCCGGACGAGCTCACCGGCGGCACGTTCAGCCTGACCAACACGGGCAGCCGGGGCGCCCTGTTCGACACGCCGATCGTCTTCCAGCCGCAGGTGGGCATCCTGGGCGTCGGCAGCGTCGTGAAGCGTCCCGTGGTGGTCAGCGACGAGGCAGGCGGCGACACCATCGCGATCCGCTCGATGGTCTACCTGGCCCTGTCCTATGACCACCGGCTCGTCGACGGCGCGGACGCGGCCCGCTTCCTCGCCACGATGAAGCAGCGCCTGGAGGAAGGCGCCTTCGAGGCCGACCTGGGTCTCTGA
- a CDS encoding LLM class F420-dependent oxidoreductase — MTDSLTLRIFTEPQQGASYDDLLRLARHAETTGYDAFFRSDHYLVMGDGNGLPGPTDAWVTLGALARETSTIRLGTLVTAATFRLPGPLAVAVAQVDQMSGGRVEFGLGTGWYAREHSAYGIPFPPVGERFDVFTEQLEVITGLWATEEGGTFSYDGEHYQLVDSPGLPKPVQRPGPPVVIGGSGRKRTPRLAARFADEFNLPFVDVDTAIAQFDRVRAAAVDVGRDPAELRWSAAQVLCVGRDDAEVARRAEAIDRKPAELRENGLAGSPAEVVDKLGRWRERGGIDRMYLQVLDVTDLEHIELVAAEVVPQLG, encoded by the coding sequence GTGACTGACAGCCTCACTCTCCGTATCTTCACCGAGCCGCAGCAGGGCGCCTCCTACGACGATCTGCTTCGGCTCGCCCGGCATGCCGAGACCACCGGCTACGACGCCTTCTTCCGCTCCGACCACTACCTGGTGATGGGCGACGGCAACGGCCTGCCCGGACCCACCGACGCCTGGGTGACCCTGGGCGCGCTGGCGCGAGAGACCAGCACGATCCGACTGGGCACACTGGTCACCGCGGCCACGTTCCGGCTGCCCGGCCCGCTGGCCGTCGCCGTGGCCCAGGTCGACCAGATGTCCGGCGGCCGGGTGGAGTTCGGACTCGGCACCGGCTGGTATGCCCGCGAGCACTCGGCCTACGGCATCCCGTTCCCGCCGGTCGGCGAACGCTTCGACGTGTTCACCGAGCAGTTGGAGGTCATCACCGGGCTCTGGGCGACGGAGGAGGGCGGGACGTTCTCCTACGACGGCGAGCACTACCAACTGGTCGACTCGCCGGGGCTGCCCAAGCCGGTGCAGCGGCCGGGCCCGCCGGTGGTGATCGGCGGCAGCGGCAGGAAGCGGACGCCGCGACTGGCTGCCAGGTTCGCCGACGAGTTCAACCTGCCGTTCGTCGACGTCGACACGGCGATCGCCCAGTTCGACCGGGTCCGGGCGGCGGCCGTCGACGTGGGACGCGATCCGGCGGAGCTCCGCTGGTCGGCGGCTCAGGTGTTGTGCGTCGGGCGGGATGACGCCGAGGTCGCCCGCCGCGCCGAGGCGATCGATCGGAAGCCCGCCGAGCTGCGGGAGAACGGCCTGGCGGGCTCGCCCGCCGAGGTGGTGGACAAGCTCGGCCGCTGGCGGGAGCGCGGCGGGATCGACCGGATGTACCTCCAGGTGCTGGACGTGACCGACCTGGAGCACATCGAGCTGGTCGCCGCCGAGGTCGTCCCGCAGCTGGGCTGA
- the lpdA gene encoding dihydrolipoyl dehydrogenase, whose translation MADTSADIVILGGGSGGYACALRAAELGLSVVLIEKDKLGGTCLHRGCIPTKALLHAAEIADTAREGDAFGVKTSLEGIDMSGVNAYRDGVVSRLYKGLQGMIKAKKITVVEGEGTFVGPDSVEVDGTRYTGANVVLATGSHARSLPGLDLGGRVITSDDALRLDYVPDRVVVLGGGVIGVEFASVWRSFGAEVTIVEALPRLVPAEDEYLSKQLERAFRKRGIAFKTGVRFSGVTQDDSGVSVSLESGEQLDADLLLVAVGRGPNTSGVGYEEAGVAMERGFVQTDDLQRTNLPNVYAVGDIVPGLQLAHRGFQQGILVAEQIAGLEPTPIDETGIPRVTYCEPEVASVGLTEAAAKEKYGEVQTLVYDLGGNGKSQILKTSGAVKLVKAGAKGESGPVVGVHLVGARVGELIGEAQLIYNWEAHAEDVAPLIHAHPTQNEALGEAHLALAGKPLHAHA comes from the coding sequence GTGGCTGACACCTCCGCCGACATCGTGATCCTCGGTGGCGGCTCCGGCGGTTACGCGTGCGCGCTGCGCGCGGCTGAGCTGGGCCTGTCCGTCGTCCTGATCGAGAAGGACAAGCTGGGCGGCACCTGCCTGCACCGAGGCTGCATCCCGACCAAGGCCCTGCTGCACGCCGCGGAGATCGCCGACACCGCCAGGGAGGGCGACGCCTTCGGCGTCAAGACCTCGCTGGAGGGCATCGACATGTCCGGCGTCAACGCCTACCGCGACGGCGTGGTGAGCAGGCTCTACAAGGGCCTGCAGGGCATGATCAAGGCGAAGAAGATCACCGTCGTCGAGGGCGAGGGCACCTTCGTCGGCCCCGACTCCGTCGAGGTCGACGGCACCCGGTACACCGGCGCCAACGTCGTGCTGGCCACCGGCTCGCACGCCAGAAGCCTGCCCGGCCTCGATCTCGGTGGGCGCGTCATCACCAGCGACGACGCGCTGCGGCTCGACTACGTCCCCGACCGGGTCGTCGTGCTCGGCGGCGGAGTCATCGGCGTGGAGTTCGCCAGCGTGTGGCGTTCCTTCGGCGCGGAGGTCACGATCGTCGAGGCGCTTCCGCGACTGGTCCCGGCCGAGGACGAGTACCTGTCCAAGCAGCTCGAACGCGCGTTCCGCAAGCGGGGCATCGCGTTCAAGACCGGGGTCCGCTTCAGCGGCGTCACCCAGGACGACTCCGGGGTCTCGGTGAGCCTGGAGTCCGGGGAGCAGCTCGACGCCGACCTGCTGCTCGTCGCCGTCGGCCGGGGACCCAACACCTCGGGTGTCGGCTACGAGGAGGCGGGCGTGGCGATGGAGCGGGGCTTCGTCCAGACCGACGACCTCCAGCGGACCAACCTGCCGAACGTCTACGCGGTCGGCGACATCGTGCCCGGTCTGCAGCTGGCACATCGGGGCTTCCAGCAGGGAATCCTCGTCGCCGAGCAGATCGCGGGCCTGGAGCCGACGCCCATCGACGAGACCGGCATCCCGCGCGTCACCTACTGCGAGCCGGAGGTCGCCTCCGTCGGCCTGACCGAGGCCGCGGCGAAGGAGAAGTACGGCGAGGTGCAGACCCTCGTGTACGACCTCGGCGGCAACGGCAAGAGCCAGATCCTCAAGACGTCGGGCGCGGTGAAGCTGGTCAAGGCGGGCGCCAAGGGCGAGAGCGGGCCGGTCGTCGGCGTCCACCTCGTCGGAGCCCGCGTCGGCGAGCTGATCGGCGAGGCGCAGCTGATCTACAACTGGGAGGCACACGCCGAGGACGTGGCTCCCCTGATCCACGCACACCCCACCCAGAACGAAGCCCTCGGCGAGGCGCACCTCGCCCTGGCCGGCAAACCCCTGCACGCCCACGCCTGA
- the lipB gene encoding lipoyl(octanoyl) transferase LipB, translating to MPQTNASARGASCRASTEPVLVERIDRIDYLRAWDRQREIAAARADGQGPDTLLLLEHPSVYTAGKRTQPEDRPSDGTPVVDVDRGGKITWHGPGQLVGYPLIALRDPVDVVDYVRRLEQALIDVCDRFGVHTGRVEGRSGVWVPADDRGPERKIAAIGIRVQRGVTMHGFEINCDADLSAFDRIVPCGIRDAGVTSLTQELDRRVTVAEVLPSAEKAILDAIEGVLPLSERDARAGRAEPVLDPATFALEPGLLPRG from the coding sequence GTGCCTCAGACGAACGCCTCCGCGCGCGGTGCGTCCTGCCGGGCGAGCACGGAACCCGTGCTCGTGGAGCGAATCGACCGCATCGACTACCTGCGGGCCTGGGATCGGCAGCGCGAGATCGCCGCCGCCCGCGCCGACGGGCAGGGCCCGGACACGCTGCTGCTGTTGGAACATCCCTCCGTCTACACGGCGGGCAAGCGAACCCAGCCGGAGGACCGCCCCTCGGACGGCACCCCGGTCGTCGACGTCGACCGGGGCGGGAAGATCACCTGGCACGGCCCCGGCCAGCTCGTCGGCTATCCGTTGATCGCGCTGCGGGACCCGGTCGACGTCGTCGACTACGTGCGTCGGTTGGAACAGGCCCTCATCGACGTGTGCGATCGGTTCGGCGTGCACACCGGTCGGGTGGAGGGCCGCAGCGGCGTCTGGGTGCCCGCCGACGATCGCGGGCCGGAGCGCAAGATCGCGGCGATCGGCATCCGAGTGCAGCGCGGCGTCACCATGCACGGCTTCGAGATCAACTGTGACGCCGACCTGTCGGCCTTCGATCGGATCGTGCCGTGCGGCATCCGCGACGCCGGGGTGACCTCGCTGACCCAGGAGCTGGATCGGCGGGTCACCGTGGCCGAGGTGCTGCCGTCGGCCGAGAAGGCGATCCTGGACGCGATCGAGGGCGTCCTGCCGCTGAGCGAACGCGACGCGAGGGCAGGCCGGGCCGAGCCAGTGCTCGATCCGGCCACCTTCGCCCTGGAGCCCGGCCTGCTTCCTCGGGGTTGA
- a CDS encoding TIGR01777 family oxidoreductase, which translates to MRIVIAGSSGLIGTACVALLRRRGHEVVRLVRRAPAAPDERRWDPPSGVIESGALDGADAVINLCGAGILDRRWNDGRKQIIRDSRLVPSEVLAGAVADAGIPVLVNGSAVGYYGDTGDRAVDEGAPPGSGFVAGLCVDWEDAAAGATASGGRLVLARSGIVLARSGGLLGRLRPLFSAMFGGRLGSGRQYMSWISLEDHVAALCSLIEDDSVSGPVNLTAPAPVTNDDFTRALATAVGRPAPWVVPGFALRAVVGGAADEMILTGQRAVPRVLTSRGFRFAHPTVDSCLPATVGG; encoded by the coding sequence ATGCGCATCGTGATCGCGGGTTCCTCGGGACTGATCGGCACCGCCTGTGTCGCACTGCTGCGACGGCGCGGACACGAGGTCGTCCGACTGGTCCGTCGGGCTCCGGCCGCGCCGGACGAGCGCCGGTGGGATCCGCCGTCCGGCGTCATCGAGTCGGGTGCGCTCGACGGCGCCGACGCGGTGATCAACCTCTGCGGCGCGGGCATCCTGGACCGCCGATGGAACGACGGGCGCAAGCAGATCATCCGCGACAGCAGGCTCGTCCCCAGCGAGGTGCTCGCGGGCGCCGTCGCGGACGCGGGTATTCCGGTGCTGGTCAACGGGTCGGCCGTCGGCTACTACGGCGACACCGGCGATCGCGCGGTCGACGAGGGCGCGCCGCCCGGCTCCGGGTTCGTCGCCGGGCTGTGCGTGGACTGGGAGGACGCCGCCGCCGGGGCCACCGCCTCGGGTGGCAGGCTCGTCCTCGCCCGCAGCGGCATCGTGCTGGCGCGCTCCGGCGGTCTGCTGGGCAGGCTGCGACCGCTCTTCTCGGCCATGTTCGGCGGCAGGCTGGGCAGCGGCAGGCAGTACATGTCCTGGATCTCCCTGGAGGACCACGTCGCCGCACTGTGCTCTCTGATCGAGGACGACTCGGTCTCCGGTCCCGTCAACCTCACCGCGCCCGCCCCGGTGACCAACGACGACTTCACCAGGGCGCTGGCGACCGCCGTGGGCAGGCCCGCGCCCTGGGTGGTGCCGGGTTTCGCGCTGCGGGCGGTCGTCGGCGGAGCGGCCGACGAGATGATCCTCACCGGACAACGCGCCGTACCCCGCGTGCTGACCAGTCGGGGCTTCCGGTTCGCCCATCCGACGGTCGACTCCTGCCTGCCCGCCACCGTCGGCGGATGA
- a CDS encoding DUF4191 domain-containing protein gives MAPKLDKAAAKEAAKQRRQASRERRKQIFEAFKMQRREDRGLIPWMVGALLVVAGAIFGLGFIWGLQWVFLPVGIAFGLLAAVVIFGRRVQRNVYRKADGQPGAAGWALENLRGRWRVTNAVAGTAHLDAVHRVIGRPGIILVGEGAPHRVRSLLGQEKKRIARVVGDTPIYDLIVGNDEKQVPLSKLQTHLAKLPRNITVAQMDVLETRLAALASKGVPLPKGPMPQGSKMRSMQRTVRRR, from the coding sequence ATGGCCCCTAAGCTGGATAAAGCTGCCGCCAAGGAAGCGGCGAAGCAGCGACGCCAGGCCTCCCGCGAGCGTCGCAAGCAGATCTTCGAGGCGTTCAAGATGCAGCGCCGCGAGGACCGCGGCCTCATTCCGTGGATGGTCGGCGCGCTCCTCGTGGTCGCCGGGGCGATCTTCGGCCTCGGTTTCATCTGGGGACTCCAGTGGGTCTTCCTGCCGGTCGGCATCGCCTTCGGCCTGTTGGCCGCCGTCGTCATCTTCGGTCGCCGCGTGCAGCGCAACGTGTATCGCAAGGCGGACGGACAGCCGGGAGCGGCGGGCTGGGCGTTGGAGAACCTGCGTGGCCGCTGGCGCGTGACCAACGCCGTCGCGGGCACGGCCCATCTCGACGCCGTCCACCGCGTGATCGGCAGGCCGGGCATCATCCTCGTCGGGGAGGGCGCGCCGCACCGGGTGCGGAGCCTTCTCGGGCAGGAGAAGAAGCGCATCGCCCGTGTCGTCGGCGACACTCCGATCTATGACCTGATCGTCGGCAACGATGAGAAGCAGGTCCCGCTCTCCAAGCTTCAGACCCATCTGGCGAAGCTGCCCCGCAACATCACGGTGGCCCAGATGGACGTCCTGGAGACCCGGCTGGCCGCGCTGGCCAGCAAGGGAGTGCCGCTGCCGAAGGGGCCGATGCCGCAGGGCTCGAAGATGCGCAGCATGCAGCGCACGGTCCGCCGCCGCTGA
- a CDS encoding leucyl aminopeptidase, with amino-acid sequence MSSPTLAVTDSDPVGLTADALIIGTVQGTDGVTPAPGSDSIDAAFPGGLAALLTVVGATGRADEVVKIPTQGRITAPLLIAVGLGKAEQDGGLTAEQVRRASGAAARALGDDVAQVASTLSTIDLAAAAQGTALGAYRFDQYKSSDEGRALNSVTFVRTSEQTGDGTATLTAAAAIAKAVNSARDLVNTPPNDLFPESFAQRTADLLRGTDVDFEVLDEKDLAKDGYGGILGVGAGSSRPPRLLRLRYKGPKAAKKVALVGKGVTFDSGGISLKPAADMHHMTSDMAGAAAVVAVVVLAAELGYPLEITATVPLVENLPSGTAYRPGDVLTMFGGKTVEVLNTDAEGRLILADAITRAAEDEPDYLIETSTLTGAQVVALGKRTAGIMGSDAFRDRVATLARATGEGGWAMPLPEELRGDLDSKLADLANITGHRWGGMLAAGIFLREFVAEGLEWVHIDIAGPSYNDKGAWGYTPKGGTGVPVRTIAAVLADIAEQG; translated from the coding sequence GTGAGCAGCCCCACGCTTGCCGTCACCGACAGCGATCCTGTCGGCCTGACGGCGGACGCCCTGATCATCGGCACCGTGCAGGGCACGGACGGCGTCACGCCCGCACCGGGATCGGACTCGATCGACGCGGCGTTCCCCGGTGGTCTCGCCGCGCTGCTGACGGTGGTGGGTGCGACCGGCCGCGCCGACGAGGTCGTCAAGATCCCGACGCAGGGCCGGATCACCGCGCCGCTGCTCATCGCGGTGGGCCTCGGCAAGGCGGAGCAGGACGGCGGGCTGACCGCCGAGCAGGTCCGTCGGGCCTCCGGCGCGGCGGCCAGGGCACTGGGCGACGACGTCGCGCAGGTGGCGAGCACCCTGTCGACGATCGACCTGGCCGCCGCCGCGCAGGGCACCGCCCTGGGCGCCTACCGCTTCGACCAGTACAAGTCGTCCGACGAGGGCCGGGCGCTGAACTCGGTCACCTTCGTCCGGACGTCGGAGCAGACCGGCGACGGCACCGCGACCCTGACGGCCGCGGCCGCCATCGCGAAGGCCGTCAACTCCGCCCGCGACCTGGTGAACACCCCGCCCAACGACCTCTTCCCCGAGTCCTTCGCCCAGCGCACCGCCGACCTGCTGCGGGGCACCGACGTGGACTTCGAGGTGCTCGACGAGAAGGACCTGGCCAAGGACGGCTACGGCGGCATCCTCGGCGTGGGCGCGGGCTCGTCGCGGCCGCCTCGCCTGCTCCGCCTGCGGTACAAGGGCCCCAAGGCCGCCAAGAAGGTGGCCCTGGTCGGCAAGGGCGTCACCTTCGACAGCGGCGGCATCTCGCTCAAGCCCGCCGCCGACATGCACCACATGACCAGCGACATGGCGGGCGCCGCCGCCGTCGTCGCCGTCGTGGTCCTCGCCGCCGAACTGGGCTATCCGCTGGAGATCACCGCGACGGTGCCGCTGGTGGAGAACCTGCCCTCGGGCACCGCCTACCGGCCCGGCGACGTGCTCACCATGTTCGGCGGCAAGACCGTCGAGGTCCTCAACACCGACGCGGAGGGCAGGCTGATCCTGGCCGACGCGATCACCCGCGCGGCCGAGGACGAGCCCGACTACCTCATCGAGACCTCCACCCTGACCGGGGCGCAGGTCGTCGCGCTGGGAAAGCGGACGGCCGGGATCATGGGCTCCGACGCCTTCCGCGACCGCGTCGCGACGCTGGCCAGGGCCACCGGCGAGGGCGGCTGGGCGATGCCGCTGCCCGAGGAGCTGCGGGGCGACCTCGACTCCAAGCTGGCCGATCTCGCCAACATCACCGGTCATCGCTGGGGCGGGATGCTCGCCGCCGGGATCTTCCTGCGGGAGTTCGTGGCCGAGGGCCTGGAGTGGGTGCACATCGACATCGCCGGGCCGTCCTACAACGACAAGGGCGCCTGGGGCTACACCCCCAAGGGCGGCACGGGAGTCCCGGTTCGCACCATCGCCGCCGTGCTCGCCGACATCGCCGAGCAGGGCTGA
- a CDS encoding oxidoreductase, whose amino-acid sequence MAKWTITDIPDQSGRVALITGANSGIGRATAFALAARNATVLVAVRSVDRGAEVVEKITSVGGRAEVLELDLTDLASVRRAASEVEQRAPEGLDLLINNAGVMATPLKRTVEGFELQFATNHLGHAALTWLLMPRLRLRAGSRVVTVSSFTHKGRGLDLDDPNFDQRRYNSGMAYSQSKLANLLFMFELDRRLRAEGADVLSVAAHPGLVDTELATNSARMRASGFMEKAAGLFSRTTGQSADQGALPLLYAATMAEVRGGDYFGPDGVGELRGGPKRVATSAEAQSISDARRLWEVTAKLTSVTPDPA is encoded by the coding sequence ATGGCGAAGTGGACCATCACGGATATTCCAGATCAGTCAGGCCGGGTCGCACTCATCACCGGCGCGAACTCCGGAATCGGCCGCGCCACCGCGTTCGCGCTCGCGGCACGCAATGCCACGGTGCTGGTAGCGGTGCGATCGGTCGATCGAGGCGCGGAGGTCGTGGAGAAGATCACGTCGGTCGGGGGCCGAGCCGAAGTGCTCGAACTCGACCTCACCGACCTCGCGTCGGTCCGGCGGGCGGCGTCCGAGGTCGAGCAACGCGCTCCCGAGGGTCTCGACCTGCTGATCAACAATGCCGGGGTGATGGCCACGCCCCTCAAGCGCACGGTGGAGGGCTTCGAGCTTCAGTTCGCCACCAACCACCTCGGGCATGCCGCCCTCACCTGGCTGTTGATGCCCCGGCTCCGTCTGCGGGCAGGCTCCCGGGTCGTCACCGTGTCCAGCTTCACGCACAAGGGACGCGGGCTTGACCTGGACGATCCGAACTTCGACCAGCGCAGATACAACTCCGGAATGGCCTACAGCCAGTCGAAGCTGGCGAATCTGCTGTTCATGTTCGAGCTCGACCGCAGGCTGCGCGCCGAGGGCGCCGACGTCCTGAGCGTCGCAGCCCATCCCGGCCTGGTCGACACCGAGCTGGCGACCAACTCGGCCAGGATGCGGGCCTCCGGCTTCATGGAGAAGGCGGCGGGTCTCTTCAGCAGGACGACGGGACAGTCCGCCGACCAGGGCGCCCTCCCGCTGCTCTACGCGGCCACCATGGCCGAGGTCCGGGGCGGGGACTACTTCGGTCCCGACGGCGTCGGCGAACTGCGGGGCGGACCCAAGCGGGTGGCGACCTCCGCCGAGGCGCAGAGCATCTCCGATGCCCGCAGGCTCTGGGAGGTCACCGCCAAGCTGACCTCGGTGACGCCTGATCCCGCCTGA